GGGGAGTGTTGTGTGCTTCGATCTCCCAGATATATTCTTTTCGCATGAGTTGTAGTCGCGCTTAATATTCTTTATTTGATTTTTGATGTTATCGACGATATTGGAAAGGATGGGATACGGTATTTTAAATACTGAAATAGCATAAAAATACTCTCCTGAGCTAACAATACCGAGAATAATAGGGTGAAATGAAAACCTGTTCGGATAGGAGTTACCCGAATAAAAGAATAATTAGCCTGTGGTTTGTGAGGCTAAATTATGCGACTATAAATTTGAAAATTGTGTTCAAAACGCTATTTCGTTGGTTTATAAACGAATTTAATTAATTTAATTGATTTTCCATGGATAACGAATGAAATTGCGCTACAATTTATATCCTATCTTGATATTAGATGACAAGTTGAATGCGCTGCAGTTTGTTTAAATAATATAAATCGTTAATAGGTAATTGGAATAAGAAGTGTGACCTTAGTGCCAGCAGTTGGGTCTTTGGTGGTCTGAACACTCGCTTTTTTTCCTAACAATTGCATACGTTCGCGACTGATTGTTCCAGAGAGTGAACGATGTGTAATTTCAGGAATGTCTGGATTGACTTTACCGCTATCTTTAATCGTCACCCGTAGGATATCTGCAGACAACGCAAACTGGATGTCAATACTACCATCGCCCGTTTCGAGGTTTATACCGTGCAGAATTGCATTTTCAACATAGGGTTGTATCAGCATTGGCGGTAGCATGACTGCACTTAAATCTTGATCTTCAGGTTGTGTGATGTGGTAATGAAAAGCATCTTCAAAACGCATTTGCTGTAAGATCAAATAGTTTTCTAGGGTTTCAAGTTCCTCATTTAATGGAACGAGGTTTTCACGGCTTAATTCGAGATTGCTACGTAATAGTCGGCTGAAACGGTTCAAATATTTGATGGCATTTTCTTTTTTATCCAGGCGCATGAAGCTCTGTACAGCGGAAAGGGTATTGAAAATAAAGTGCGGTTCCATCTGTGTGCGCAACAACTGCTGCTGCAATAAAACCTTTTCTTTCTCTTGCCTGGAGCGTCGCTGGCGAAAACTGTAATATAGGAAGAAAAGTATGATGATCAATAGAATAACCGCCAAGGAGGAAATGATCAGTCCTAAACGATTTTGTTGTAGCTGAAGTTTATTGATCTTGATATTTTCGTTCAGTATACGAATAGACTGATCTTTCGCCTGGAGTTGATATAGGGCATTCATTTCTGCGATCGCTTGTGTATTCTCCGATTGGTAAATACCCCTTTGTAATTGCACAAGGTGATTTAGTACGTCTATAGCTGCTTTATCTTTTCCTTGCAGGCGATAGACGGCTGCGAGACTGTTTTGAAATGTAATTTCGTTGTTGGGAAAGATCAATTTGGGAAACTGCGCTTTAAGTTTGCTGGCTTTTTGGATGAATTTTTCTCCCAATGCCGGTTTATTTAATGAAACATAGATTGCGGCTACATTACTGTAATCTACAAATAAATTGTTCATCAGTATAGAGGACGCTGTCTGTTGGTGCAAGCGTTCATCTATTGCTATTTTTAGCAACTCGTAATGTAAAATGGAATCTGGTTTCTTAGCCGTTTCATAGTATTGGATCTTCGAATCGTAAAGAAAACTAATGTTGTATTTGTCTGGATTTTTAGTGTGTAATTCTTCGAGTTGATGAAGGAAGGGGGCAATATCTTCTGCTGGCCGTTGTAAGGTGTTCAGCGTCTGTATCATTTGTACCAATACGCGTTGTCGGTTAATATGTCCTTCCGGTAGTGAATCAATTAGGGGGAGTACCGAACGATTCATTTTTTCGGCAAGGTTATACTGGAAGGAGCTCAAGTTGTTTTGGGCAGCGGACAATAATATCGCTGATTTTGCTTCGGTTGACAGTCCTGCAGCGGTATCCGACAAAACAATCGTGGCGGCTTTGTTATAATAATAGCCCGCTTCGCGTTGTTTTGCTTCTATGCTACGGATGTTTCCTATGCCATTGTAAATAAGTGCTTTGTATTTTGCGTTTCCAGTGGTGGGTTCTATGAGTTCAAGCGCCTGTTGAACAAAAAAAAGAGCCGAATCTTGACCGCTCATAGCATAGAGTCGTGCCAGGTAATATTTTACACGGGCAGCGAGTACCGTGTCTTTTTTTACGATGGAATTTTGGTCTAAAGTTAACCAGGCCTGTTTGATGGAATCTCCATTTGCTGCAGTTAATTTTTGGTCTTCGAGCGTTTTAATCTGTGCAGCAATAGCATCATGGTCGGGCAATAATCCGTCTTTCTTTCGAGCGCAAGCGATAAAAAACAAAGGCAGTAGTAGCCAAGGGAAAATGCGGTTCAGTGCGCTCATTTTTCTGGGAAAAGCTGATTTAAGATCGAATTTTTTCTGCGTGATGAAATTGGAATTTCCTCTTTGTTCTTTAAGACAATATACTCGGAACGATTGACACCAGAAATATGCGACCTGTTGACAAGATAAGATTGATGGGTGCGTAAGAAATAAGGCTGTGGCAATAACTCTTCATAATATTTGAGGGGTTTAGAGATTAACTCTTTGGTACCATCATTTAAAAAGAAAAAAGTATAGGGACCGTCTCCTTTGCAGTATACGATGTTGTGAACAGGGACGATACGTACATGCTGTATGGAAGACAAAGCAATGCTTTCGGGAAGTTCGTTGGCATGTAAAGCTTCTTGTGCCATTGATAAACGTCGCATCCATTGGGGATTGTTTTCGCTTTTACGCCGGTAACGTTCTAAGGCTTCGTTTAGTTCGGTTTGATCGACCGGTTTCAAGAGATAATCCAAAGCACCGTATTTGATGGCTTTGATTGCAAAATGATTGTAGGCCGTAATGAAAATAATATTCTGTGGAATAACGGTTAGCTTTTTTAGGATGTCAAATGCTGTACCATCACGGAGCTGAATATCCATGAGTATAACGTCTGGTTGTTTCTCTTCAATCAATTTTACAGCATTTGTCACCGTATCGCTCCAGCCAACAAGTTCAACGTCAGTTTCCTGTTGGACCAAATAGCTGATTTCTTTGCGTACGGCGGGTTCATCCTCGATAATGGCTACTTTGATCATTTATCAATACTTTATAGTCTATAAAAATAATAATTGTAAGTAAGGAAACTGAATCCATTTACAATTCGTTGCAATTATTTACAATCTGGACTCCGGGTTCGAACAACGGTGAATTGGATTTGATCATTTAAAATTCCAAATAGCAGTTGAAATTTTTATATTTAGTATTGTATAGACCACTCGTAATATGGAAGCTCAAAAGTCATTAAAATCGGTTTTTGCTGGTAGCATTGGTTTGATTACCTTGTTTG
The DNA window shown above is from Sphingobacterium thalpophilum and carries:
- a CDS encoding histidine kinase, whose amino-acid sequence is MSALNRIFPWLLLPLFFIACARKKDGLLPDHDAIAAQIKTLEDQKLTAANGDSIKQAWLTLDQNSIVKKDTVLAARVKYYLARLYAMSGQDSALFFVQQALELIEPTTGNAKYKALIYNGIGNIRSIEAKQREAGYYYNKAATIVLSDTAAGLSTEAKSAILLSAAQNNLSSFQYNLAEKMNRSVLPLIDSLPEGHINRQRVLVQMIQTLNTLQRPAEDIAPFLHQLEELHTKNPDKYNISFLYDSKIQYYETAKKPDSILHYELLKIAIDERLHQQTASSILMNNLFVDYSNVAAIYVSLNKPALGEKFIQKASKLKAQFPKLIFPNNEITFQNSLAAVYRLQGKDKAAIDVLNHLVQLQRGIYQSENTQAIAEMNALYQLQAKDQSIRILNENIKINKLQLQQNRLGLIISSLAVILLIIILFFLYYSFRQRRSRQEKEKVLLQQQLLRTQMEPHFIFNTLSAVQSFMRLDKKENAIKYLNRFSRLLRSNLELSRENLVPLNEELETLENYLILQQMRFEDAFHYHITQPEDQDLSAVMLPPMLIQPYVENAILHGINLETGDGSIDIQFALSADILRVTIKDSGKVNPDIPEITHRSLSGTISRERMQLLGKKASVQTTKDPTAGTKVTLLIPITY
- a CDS encoding LytTR family DNA-binding domain-containing protein → MIKVAIIEDEPAVRKEISYLVQQETDVELVGWSDTVTNAVKLIEEKQPDVILMDIQLRDGTAFDILKKLTVIPQNIIFITAYNHFAIKAIKYGALDYLLKPVDQTELNEALERYRRKSENNPQWMRRLSMAQEALHANELPESIALSSIQHVRIVPVHNIVYCKGDGPYTFFFLNDGTKELISKPLKYYEELLPQPYFLRTHQSYLVNRSHISGVNRSEYIVLKNKEEIPISSRRKNSILNQLFPEK